In one window of Isachenkonia alkalipeptolytica DNA:
- the recG gene encoding ATP-dependent DNA helicase RecG — protein MFLILFTEKTEEETGIRWGKEGETVEDLQANIRSLKGVGPKKEQRFLKLNIETLEDLLYHFPRGYEDRREIKKIREVEEGEKTSLELQVHPLKTRRAFGKGPSLLQLVGKDDTGSMVITFFNQPYLSQRITPGTKMRIYGEVKRGPRGLETANPDFILLGDKGENSWQEIFPIYPLTKDVSHKELVKLIRMLLKGIKERAEENFENLPNPLIEENKLCRRRMALEHIHFPQKAKGLKVAKYRLVYEEFFFLMITLNFKKAKVLEQQGTPLQGGKEVQNYLETLPFQATEAQKTVIGEILGDLKGSAPMSRLVQGDVGSGKTVVAMAALVAAAAGNTQGAMMAPTEILAKQHYKTLSHFLEPLGISIGLLTGSLTPKKKKRMQEEIRRGTIDVVVGTHAVIGDKVEFRNLSLVITDEQHRFGVRQRKTLSGKGKNPHVLVMSATPIPRTLAYILYGDLEVSVIDQMPKGRKPVKTQAAEMKGRDRVYEQIKEELNKGRQAYVVCPLIEESETLDLNAAMDLQEQLQGNMLKDYKVGLLHGKMSYIEKEQIMKDFTDGKIQVLVSTTVVEVGVDVPNATVMVIENAERFGLAQLHQLRGRIGRGQHQSYCYLLHQKVKEPTRRRLEIMEQSHDGFEISQKDLEIRGPGELFGLRQHGIYNLKIANFFQHQKILQKVQQDVKKILLEDPGLELEKNRKLRGIIDQKLQRYRD, from the coding sequence CTGTTTCTTATTCTGTTTACAGAAAAAACCGAGGAAGAAACCGGAATCCGTTGGGGAAAAGAGGGAGAGACAGTGGAGGATTTACAAGCAAACATCCGCAGTTTAAAGGGTGTGGGACCGAAAAAAGAGCAGCGGTTTTTGAAGCTGAATATTGAAACCCTGGAAGACCTGCTGTACCATTTTCCCCGAGGCTACGAGGATCGGCGGGAAATAAAGAAAATTCGGGAGGTGGAGGAGGGGGAGAAAACCTCCCTGGAACTCCAAGTCCATCCTCTGAAAACCCGCAGGGCTTTTGGCAAGGGGCCTTCCCTTTTACAGTTGGTGGGAAAGGATGACACCGGAAGTATGGTGATCACCTTTTTTAATCAGCCCTATCTCAGCCAGAGAATCACCCCCGGAACAAAGATGCGTATTTACGGGGAAGTGAAAAGAGGGCCTCGGGGTCTGGAGACGGCGAATCCCGATTTCATCCTGCTGGGAGATAAGGGGGAAAATTCATGGCAGGAGATATTCCCCATCTATCCGCTGACTAAGGACGTGAGTCACAAAGAGCTGGTGAAGCTTATTCGAATGCTGCTGAAGGGAATAAAGGAAAGGGCGGAGGAAAACTTTGAAAATCTTCCAAACCCTCTTATAGAGGAAAACAAGCTCTGTCGGCGGCGGATGGCTTTAGAGCATATTCATTTCCCGCAAAAGGCGAAGGGATTGAAGGTGGCAAAATATCGCCTGGTTTATGAGGAATTTTTCTTTTTGATGATCACCTTGAATTTTAAAAAAGCAAAAGTCTTAGAACAACAGGGGACACCCTTACAGGGAGGAAAGGAAGTTCAAAATTATCTGGAGACACTACCCTTCCAGGCCACCGAGGCTCAAAAAACCGTTATCGGCGAAATCCTTGGGGACCTTAAAGGCTCGGCACCCATGAGTCGGTTGGTTCAGGGGGATGTGGGCTCGGGAAAGACCGTGGTGGCCATGGCCGCATTGGTGGCGGCGGCAGCGGGGAATACCCAGGGGGCGATGATGGCCCCGACAGAAATATTAGCCAAACAGCATTACAAAACCCTGTCTCATTTTTTGGAGCCCCTGGGCATCTCCATCGGTCTTTTGACCGGCAGCCTGACTCCGAAAAAGAAAAAACGGATGCAGGAAGAAATACGCCGGGGAACAATCGATGTGGTGGTGGGAACCCATGCGGTAATTGGAGACAAGGTGGAGTTTAGGAACTTAAGCCTGGTCATTACCGATGAGCAGCATCGTTTTGGCGTCCGCCAACGAAAAACCCTGTCAGGAAAAGGGAAGAATCCCCACGTCCTGGTTATGAGTGCAACCCCGATACCAAGAACCCTGGCCTACATACTTTACGGGGACTTAGAAGTCTCGGTAATTGATCAGATGCCCAAGGGAAGAAAGCCTGTGAAAACCCAAGCTGCTGAAATGAAAGGACGGGACCGGGTCTATGAACAGATCAAAGAAGAGTTGAATAAAGGGCGGCAGGCTTATGTGGTCTGTCCCCTTATCGAGGAATCGGAAACCTTGGATTTAAATGCAGCCATGGATTTGCAGGAACAACTGCAGGGAAATATGTTAAAGGACTATAAAGTTGGGCTTTTACATGGTAAAATGTCTTATATAGAGAAAGAACAGATTATGAAGGACTTCACCGATGGAAAAATTCAGGTCCTGGTATCCACCACGGTTGTGGAAGTGGGGGTGGATGTGCCCAATGCAACGGTTATGGTGATAGAAAATGCTGAGCGCTTCGGTTTGGCACAGTTGCATCAACTCCGGGGACGCATTGGACGGGGACAGCACCAGTCCTACTGCTACCTGTTGCATCAAAAGGTAAAGGAGCCTACCCGAAGGCGACTGGAGATTATGGAGCAGAGCCATGACGGTTTTGAAATTTCCCAAAAAGACCTGGAGATTCGGGGGCCGGGAGAACTCTTTGGCCTTCGGCAACACGGGATTTACAACTTGAAAATCGCCAATTTTTTTCAACACCAAAAAATTCTTCAAAAAGTCCAGCAGGATGTAAAAAAAATATTGTTAGAGGATCCCGGACTGGAATTAGAGAAGAATCGGAAACTTCGCGGAATCATTGATCAAAAATTACAGCGTTACCGAGATTGA
- a CDS encoding DAK2 domain-containing protein, with amino-acid sequence MLKEMIISGAHLLEKNKSIVDDLNVFPVPDGDTGTNMSLTMQSAMKEVKAVNNDDIEEIAEAAANGSLMGARGNSGVILSQLLRGFAKGVKGKETLNTEDLANALKLGADTAYKAVMKPVEGTILTVARESAEYAVKIAKKETDIEDFLEKVIYQGENTLKRTPDMLAVLKEAGVVDSGGKGLIYIYLGILGALKGEMLSSEDLDIMQKTVEHDHDMHVSGDIEFAYCTEFIINTEGADPEAFREEIKDQGDSMLVVGNENLIKVHLHTNHPGAVMEKAMALGELSDIKIDNMRVQFKDKHPEKEAEEEKDFGFITVSIGDGIEKIFKDFNVDHVIKGGQTMNPSTEDFMKAIEDIHAKNIYILPNNSNIIMAANQAKELSKKNVMVIPTKTIPQGITAMIGFNPGNSPEENLQEMTEIMEDIETGQVTYAVRDTVVNDKKIKKGNILGIGNGKIQAVGKNAEKVSLELLDSLITEEHEIITLFYGAEVDEKSAEKLQGKIEKAYPDCEVEVYYGGQPLYYYLFSVE; translated from the coding sequence ATGCTAAAAGAAATGATTATATCCGGTGCCCATTTACTGGAAAAAAATAAATCTATCGTGGATGATTTAAACGTATTTCCCGTCCCCGACGGAGATACGGGAACGAATATGTCCCTGACCATGCAATCGGCCATGAAAGAGGTAAAAGCCGTAAATAATGATGATATTGAAGAGATCGCCGAAGCGGCGGCAAACGGATCACTTATGGGGGCCCGGGGAAACTCCGGTGTAATCCTCTCACAGCTTCTAAGAGGCTTTGCCAAGGGGGTAAAGGGAAAAGAGACCCTCAACACCGAAGACTTGGCGAATGCCCTTAAATTAGGGGCAGACACCGCCTACAAGGCGGTAATGAAACCGGTGGAGGGCACAATTTTAACCGTAGCCCGGGAAAGTGCGGAATATGCGGTAAAAATCGCCAAAAAAGAAACGGATATTGAAGACTTCCTGGAAAAAGTAATCTATCAAGGGGAAAATACTCTAAAAAGAACCCCGGATATGCTGGCGGTGTTAAAGGAAGCGGGGGTTGTGGATTCCGGCGGAAAAGGACTGATCTATATTTACCTGGGAATTCTCGGTGCCCTCAAAGGAGAAATGCTGAGCAGCGAGGATCTGGATATTATGCAAAAAACCGTGGAACACGATCATGATATGCACGTCAGCGGAGATATTGAGTTTGCCTACTGCACGGAATTTATCATAAACACCGAGGGCGCCGACCCGGAAGCCTTTCGGGAAGAAATTAAGGATCAGGGAGACTCCATGCTGGTGGTGGGGAATGAAAACCTGATTAAAGTCCATCTGCATACCAACCATCCCGGAGCAGTGATGGAAAAAGCCATGGCCCTGGGAGAACTGTCGGATATTAAGATTGACAATATGCGGGTGCAGTTTAAGGATAAACACCCCGAAAAGGAAGCCGAGGAGGAAAAGGATTTTGGATTTATTACCGTGTCCATCGGTGACGGCATCGAAAAAATCTTTAAGGATTTCAATGTGGACCACGTGATCAAAGGGGGACAAACCATGAACCCCAGCACCGAGGATTTCATGAAAGCCATTGAAGATATCCATGCGAAAAACATTTATATCCTGCCGAATAACAGCAATATCATCATGGCGGCCAATCAGGCGAAGGAGTTGTCAAAGAAAAATGTTATGGTAATTCCTACGAAAACCATCCCTCAGGGGATTACGGCGATGATCGGCTTTAACCCCGGAAACAGCCCCGAGGAAAACCTGCAGGAGATGACGGAAATCATGGAAGACATTGAAACCGGTCAGGTGACCTATGCGGTTCGGGATACGGTGGTCAATGATAAAAAGATTAAAAAGGGAAATATTCTTGGTATCGGCAACGGAAAGATCCAGGCTGTGGGAAAAAATGCGGAAAAAGTATCCCTGGAGCTGCTGGATAGCCTGATAACCGAGGAACACGAAATCATTACCCTGTTTTACGGAGCGGAGGTGGATGAAAAGTCCGCGGAAAAACTTCAGGGAAAAATTGAAAAAGCCTATCCCGACTGTGAAGTGGAAGTATATTACGGCGGTCAGCCTCTATATTACTATTTATTTTCCGTAGAATAA
- a CDS encoding Asp23/Gls24 family envelope stress response protein — MSGKIMSQYGEITIDEHVLATIAGTAAMECYGLVGMATKTAAGGIVELLKREQSSKGVKITTKDNLITVDLFVIVEFGTKISVVANNIIEKVKYNIENLTGMKVDKVNIHVQGIRVEK, encoded by the coding sequence ATGTCAGGAAAAATTATGAGCCAATATGGAGAAATCACGATTGATGAACATGTCCTTGCAACGATAGCCGGTACCGCAGCCATGGAGTGCTACGGTTTAGTGGGAATGGCGACTAAAACGGCGGCAGGAGGAATTGTGGAACTTTTGAAGCGGGAACAGTCCAGTAAAGGCGTAAAAATTACCACAAAGGATAATCTTATTACCGTGGATCTGTTTGTGATTGTGGAATTCGGTACAAAAATATCTGTGGTGGCCAATAACATTATTGAAAAGGTAAAATACAATATTGAAAATCTAACGGGAATGAAGGTGGATAAGGTAAATATCCACGTTCAAGGCATTCGCGTAGAAAAATAG
- the rpmB gene encoding 50S ribosomal protein L28, whose product MAKVCAVCNKGVVSGHRVSHAVNHNKRTWAPNLRRVKAIIDGSPRRIKVCTRCLRSGKVQRAL is encoded by the coding sequence ATGGCTAAGGTTTGTGCAGTTTGCAATAAAGGAGTAGTATCTGGACATAGAGTAAGCCACGCTGTTAATCATAATAAAAGAACATGGGCGCCTAACTTACGACGAGTTAAGGCAATTATTGACGGGTCCCCGCGAAGAATTAAAGTGTGTACTCGATGCCTACGTTCCGGAAAAGTTCAGCGAGCTTTATAA
- a CDS encoding thiamine diphosphokinase, whose amino-acid sequence MNITIVTNGKIENLSWLKGKLKENAGKGHSIICADGASKYLRAIDFVPDLLVGDMDSIDPEGKKWMEKNRVPLKKFPSRKDQTDTEIALEYSVSKKPEKVEILGAFGSRMDHTLGNIQLLEGFFDSDISIVLLDEENEIWLLKKHTTLRGRKNENFSILAITESVGGITLKGFEYPLENHTLYRGHTLGISNIIRTEEAEISYREGKLLGIIARD is encoded by the coding sequence TTGAACATTACCATTGTAACCAACGGAAAAATTGAGAACCTGTCCTGGCTGAAGGGCAAACTGAAAGAAAACGCCGGAAAAGGTCATTCCATCATTTGTGCCGATGGAGCCTCGAAGTACTTAAGGGCCATCGATTTTGTTCCGGATCTTTTAGTGGGGGATATGGACTCCATTGATCCTGAGGGAAAGAAATGGATGGAGAAAAACCGGGTCCCTTTGAAAAAATTCCCTTCGAGAAAGGATCAAACCGATACGGAAATTGCCCTTGAATACAGTGTGTCGAAAAAACCTGAAAAAGTGGAAATTCTCGGGGCCTTTGGTTCGAGGATGGACCATACCCTGGGAAATATTCAGCTTCTGGAAGGTTTTTTTGATTCGGATATTTCCATCGTGCTGTTGGACGAAGAAAATGAAATATGGCTGCTTAAAAAGCATACAACCCTCCGGGGAAGAAAAAATGAAAACTTTTCCATCCTGGCCATTACCGAATCCGTCGGGGGGATTACCCTAAAGGGTTTCGAATATCCCTTGGAAAACCACACCTTGTATCGGGGACATACCTTAGGCATCAGTAATATTATACGAACTGAGGAAGCGGAAATTTCCTACAGGGAAGGAAAGCTCCTGGGGATCATTGCCAGGGATTAG
- the rpe gene encoding ribulose-phosphate 3-epimerase, with product MMKLAPSILSADFSNLLKDVKIVEEAGCEYLHIDVMDGHFVPNITIGPLVVESLKGKTDMIFDVHLMIEEPEKYIEGFSKAGADIITVHQEAPVHLHRVIQLIKAQGVKAGVSLNPATPISTLEYVLEDLDMVLLMSVNPGFGGQKYIPAMTEKIRKLKEMIAEKGLKVDIQVDGGINPENVREIVSAGADIIVAGSAIFKTEDVSKAVQNLRMKGEG from the coding sequence ATCATGAAGTTGGCACCATCCATTTTATCCGCGGATTTTTCCAATCTGTTAAAGGATGTAAAAATCGTGGAAGAGGCAGGCTGTGAGTATCTGCACATCGATGTAATGGACGGACACTTTGTTCCAAACATCACCATCGGACCCTTAGTAGTGGAGAGCCTGAAAGGAAAAACCGATATGATCTTTGATGTGCATTTAATGATTGAAGAACCGGAAAAGTATATTGAAGGGTTTTCCAAGGCCGGAGCGGATATTATCACGGTGCATCAGGAGGCGCCGGTCCATCTCCACCGGGTCATCCAACTGATCAAGGCCCAAGGGGTTAAGGCGGGGGTTTCTCTGAACCCGGCCACCCCCATCAGCACCTTAGAGTATGTACTGGAGGACTTGGATATGGTACTGCTTATGTCCGTGAATCCAGGCTTCGGGGGACAAAAATACATTCCCGCAATGACAGAAAAAATCCGAAAGCTGAAAGAAATGATTGCTGAAAAGGGGCTGAAAGTGGATATTCAAGTGGACGGAGGAATCAACCCGGAAAACGTAAGGGAAATCGTATCCGCCGGGGCGGACATCATTGTGGCGGGTTCTGCAATTTTCAAGACCGAAGACGTTTCCAAAGCGGTTCAAAACCTTCGTATGAAAGGGGAAGGTTAA
- the rsgA gene encoding ribosome small subunit-dependent GTPase A has translation MKEGRIIKGISGFYYVSLEDGLYECKGRGILRKDKVKPLVGDWVQVSHLDAEEKTGTLERVLSRKNQLKRPEIANVDQVVIVVSVKNPSPSLNLMDKIIVLAEDLGLEVVLCINKGDLETEKGITQNEIQEIYEPTGYPMIFTSAKGNRGIDDLRNKLKGKVSVFSGPSGVGKSSLLNAIKPGLQLKTGEVSERIQRGKHTTRHTELVSVDQDSWIADTPGFGNLDIDEIQRENLRFYFREFLPHMENCKFTSCLHLKEPKCAVKAQVEEGTISQQRYNHYVQFMTEINEKRRG, from the coding sequence ATGAAAGAAGGACGGATCATTAAAGGAATCAGCGGCTTTTATTATGTAAGTCTAGAGGACGGTTTGTATGAATGCAAAGGCCGGGGGATCCTGCGAAAGGATAAAGTAAAACCCTTAGTGGGAGACTGGGTACAGGTTTCTCACTTGGATGCCGAGGAGAAAACCGGTACGCTGGAGAGAGTACTTAGTCGAAAAAATCAGCTGAAACGTCCGGAAATTGCCAATGTGGACCAGGTGGTCATTGTAGTTTCCGTGAAAAATCCCAGTCCCTCATTAAATTTGATGGATAAAATCATTGTCCTTGCCGAGGATCTGGGCCTTGAGGTGGTTCTTTGTATCAACAAAGGAGACTTGGAAACGGAAAAGGGCATCACCCAAAATGAAATTCAAGAAATTTATGAGCCCACCGGTTATCCCATGATTTTTACCAGCGCAAAAGGAAATCGAGGCATCGATGATCTTAGAAATAAACTCAAGGGTAAGGTATCGGTTTTTTCCGGTCCCTCGGGGGTAGGAAAATCCAGCCTATTAAATGCCATCAAACCGGGCCTTCAGTTAAAGACCGGGGAGGTTAGCGAACGGATCCAGCGGGGCAAGCACACCACCCGTCATACGGAGCTGGTCTCCGTTGATCAGGACAGCTGGATCGCCGATACCCCGGGGTTTGGAAATTTAGACATCGATGAAATTCAACGGGAGAACCTGCGTTTTTATTTCCGGGAGTTCCTTCCCCATATGGAAAACTGTAAATTCACTTCCTGTCTTCATTTAAAGGAACCGAAATGCGCAGTGAAAGCCCAAGTGGAGGAAGGGACCATATCACAGCAACGATATAACCATTACGTACAGTTTATGACCGAGATCAATGAAAAAAGGAGAGGGTAA
- the pknB gene encoding Stk1 family PASTA domain-containing Ser/Thr kinase — protein MIGNILGNRYEVLEKIGDGGMALVYKGKCQLLNRYVGIKVLRPEFIQDKDVVNKFKRESQAAASLSHPNIVNVYDVGQYEDTYYIVMELVEGITLKKYIQEKGKLSEKEALQVGKQVAKALKHAHSNSIIHRDIKPHNILIQRDEDGRILAKVTDFGIALATTSSTLTNTGSIVGSVHYFSPEQGRGGYVDEKSDLYSLGITLYEMVTGRVPFNAKTPIAIALKHSQQKPEKPSTYNPEISSGFEALILKLLEKEQSMRYQNAELLIQDFNNLQGEGKAPNPLLASMNAQDATTQVLGKNGEKNYSNKVKRSSRSAVKEEEEEKKSKKPMIAIGIIAALIAILGITLGALYVQGLFGENDDIQMPEVVGLEREEAVEILEEHNLEYESEEVHDAEVPENFVISQNPSAGISVKEGSTVDLRISLGPDMALVPNLIHEREVDAELILDEAGLIPGEVTYEESDFPEGVIIEQDPGFRSEVSAGSEVNFTVSEGRPESMPDLSGLTRIEAERIIRQTGLIPGEISEDFSEEVPQGRVISQSIESGETVEPDETVDLVLSLGEEPEEEEEEPDPEIITKELEIDIEDLEGTVDIEVREINENRRYYRDRHNADEESLVVIPIEGEEGSGQKVFDIFINGEFQREVRMNF, from the coding sequence ATGATCGGAAATATTTTAGGCAATCGCTATGAAGTGTTGGAAAAGATCGGGGACGGCGGTATGGCCCTGGTATACAAAGGGAAATGTCAACTGCTGAACCGTTACGTGGGAATTAAAGTTCTGCGTCCGGAGTTTATTCAAGACAAGGATGTAGTGAATAAGTTTAAGCGGGAATCCCAAGCGGCGGCAAGTCTTTCTCATCCAAATATTGTAAATGTTTATGATGTGGGGCAGTATGAAGATACTTATTATATCGTTATGGAACTTGTGGAAGGGATCACCCTGAAAAAATACATTCAGGAAAAGGGAAAACTCTCGGAAAAAGAGGCTTTACAAGTGGGAAAACAAGTGGCAAAGGCATTGAAACATGCCCACAGCAACAGCATCATTCACCGGGACATCAAACCCCATAATATTTTAATTCAAAGAGATGAAGATGGGCGGATTCTGGCAAAAGTCACGGATTTCGGCATCGCCCTTGCCACCACCAGCTCCACCTTGACAAATACGGGAAGCATTGTGGGATCCGTGCATTATTTTTCTCCCGAACAGGGACGAGGCGGATATGTGGACGAAAAGTCCGACCTGTATTCTCTGGGAATCACCCTCTATGAAATGGTTACGGGAAGAGTTCCTTTTAATGCGAAAACCCCCATTGCCATCGCCTTAAAACATAGTCAGCAAAAACCGGAAAAACCCTCTACTTATAATCCCGAAATTTCATCGGGATTTGAAGCTCTGATTTTAAAGCTCCTGGAAAAGGAGCAATCCATGCGCTATCAAAATGCAGAACTGTTGATTCAGGATTTCAATAACCTTCAAGGGGAAGGGAAAGCTCCCAACCCCTTATTGGCCTCAATGAATGCTCAGGACGCCACCACCCAGGTTCTCGGGAAAAACGGAGAAAAAAATTACTCCAACAAAGTAAAAAGGAGCTCAAGAAGCGCTGTTAAGGAGGAAGAAGAGGAAAAGAAGAGTAAAAAGCCCATGATTGCCATCGGTATTATTGCGGCATTGATTGCTATTTTAGGGATTACCCTGGGGGCCCTGTATGTTCAAGGGCTTTTCGGCGAAAATGATGATATCCAAATGCCGGAAGTTGTGGGTCTGGAACGGGAGGAAGCCGTGGAGATTCTCGAGGAACACAATTTGGAGTATGAAAGCGAAGAGGTTCATGATGCAGAAGTTCCCGAGAATTTCGTGATCAGTCAAAACCCTTCGGCAGGAATATCTGTAAAAGAAGGAAGCACCGTAGACCTTCGGATAAGCCTTGGTCCCGATATGGCCCTGGTACCAAATCTTATTCATGAACGAGAGGTAGACGCAGAACTGATTTTGGATGAGGCGGGGCTTATCCCCGGAGAGGTGACCTACGAAGAAAGTGATTTCCCTGAAGGGGTGATCATTGAACAGGACCCCGGGTTCCGTTCGGAAGTCAGTGCAGGAAGCGAGGTTAACTTCACCGTCAGTGAAGGAAGACCGGAAAGTATGCCGGACCTGTCGGGGTTGACACGGATCGAAGCGGAACGGATCATTCGGCAAACCGGTTTAATCCCCGGAGAGATTTCCGAGGATTTCAGTGAAGAGGTTCCCCAAGGCCGGGTGATTTCCCAGAGCATTGAAAGCGGTGAGACCGTGGAGCCGGATGAAACCGTGGACCTGGTCCTCAGTCTCGGAGAGGAACCGGAGGAAGAGGAAGAAGAACCGGATCCGGAAATCATTACGAAGGAACTGGAGATTGACATCGAAGACCTTGAAGGAACTGTTGATATTGAAGTTCGTGAAATCAATGAAAACCGACGGTATTATCGGGATAGACATAATGCCGATGAAGAATCCCTAGTGGTGATTCCCATTGAGGGGGAGGAAGGTTCCGGGCAAAAGGTTTTTGACATCTTCATTAACGGAGAATTTCAACGGGAAGTTAGAATGAATTTTTAG
- a CDS encoding Stp1/IreP family PP2C-type Ser/Thr phosphatase, whose product MKGRAMSSVGKVRKANEDFFGIHEKGQLFYMVADGMGGHKAGDVASEETVGCVSEFLQKHLHPEARGAEVEKILGESISEANTEIFEKAQKQEECSGMGTTLTLAVPLPKENKVYFAHVGDSRAYVIEKDGIYQVTRDHSLVQELVINGDITEEEAKAHPKRNVITRAVGTEREVRPDVFSIDFSFDSDHYIILCTDGLSNAMGEEEIKNTVRDSGSIESACAALINKANERGGQDNITVLILQGS is encoded by the coding sequence ATGAAAGGAAGGGCCATGAGCAGTGTTGGAAAAGTGCGTAAGGCGAATGAAGACTTTTTTGGTATCCATGAGAAAGGCCAGCTATTTTATATGGTGGCTGACGGTATGGGGGGCCATAAAGCAGGGGATGTAGCCAGTGAAGAAACCGTAGGCTGTGTTTCTGAGTTTTTACAAAAACATCTGCACCCTGAGGCAAGGGGAGCAGAGGTTGAAAAAATTCTTGGGGAAAGCATTTCAGAGGCGAACACCGAGATTTTTGAAAAAGCCCAAAAGCAAGAGGAATGCAGTGGGATGGGAACCACCCTGACCCTGGCCGTTCCCCTTCCCAAAGAAAACAAGGTATATTTTGCCCATGTGGGGGATTCCAGAGCCTATGTCATTGAAAAGGATGGGATTTACCAGGTTACGAGGGATCACTCCTTAGTACAGGAGCTTGTGATCAACGGAGATATAACCGAAGAAGAAGCGAAGGCTCATCCGAAAAGGAATGTGATTACCCGGGCCGTGGGCACGGAAAGAGAGGTTCGTCCCGACGTATTTTCCATAGATTTTTCCTTTGACTCCGATCATTACATTATCTTATGTACCGATGGTCTTTCCAATGCCATGGGAGAAGAAGAAATCAAAAATACTGTCCGGGACAGTGGAAGTATTGAAAGTGCATGTGCAGCGTTGATTAATAAGGCCAATGAGCGGGGCGGACAGGATAATATTACCGTTCTGATTCTGCAGGGGTCTTAG
- the rlmN gene encoding 23S rRNA (adenine(2503)-C(2))-methyltransferase RlmN: MSEAKLDLLSMTEEELQKWMKESGQQSFRGTQIFEWVQKGNKNIEEMSNLSKDLRGFLMENGKVTDLKVDKMIHSKLDETVKFLFQLEDQHKIESVLMRYKHGYTLCISTQAGCAMGCSFCASSKGGLQRDLTAGEIIDQVHQVQKNKGIRISNVVLMGIGEPLDNFKEVKKFLWNIHHPKGLNVSNRNITLSTCGLVPEIYKLRDLDLPINLAISLHAPEDEMREAIMPIARKYSIDQVLTACKDYIKKTNRRITFEYALVKDFNDQREHAKRLAKILKGMLCHVNIIPVNPIDQGDFEKPFDKTVKAFEEVLKENRIPVTVRRELGQDIDAACGQLRNRN; the protein is encoded by the coding sequence TTGTCCGAAGCAAAATTAGATTTACTCAGTATGACGGAAGAAGAGTTACAGAAATGGATGAAAGAAAGCGGTCAACAAAGTTTTAGAGGAACCCAGATCTTTGAATGGGTGCAAAAGGGAAACAAAAATATCGAAGAGATGTCCAATCTCTCCAAGGATTTACGGGGATTTTTAATGGAAAACGGTAAGGTGACGGATTTAAAAGTTGATAAAATGATTCACTCGAAACTCGATGAGACGGTTAAATTTCTGTTTCAATTGGAAGACCAGCATAAAATCGAGTCCGTGCTGATGCGATATAAACATGGGTATACCCTGTGTATTTCAACCCAAGCCGGTTGTGCCATGGGATGCAGCTTCTGCGCTTCCTCTAAGGGAGGCCTGCAACGGGATCTGACGGCAGGAGAAATCATCGACCAGGTGCACCAGGTTCAAAAGAATAAAGGGATTCGAATCTCCAATGTGGTTTTAATGGGGATCGGAGAGCCTCTGGATAATTTTAAAGAAGTGAAAAAGTTTTTATGGAATATACACCATCCCAAGGGACTGAATGTCAGTAATCGAAATATTACCTTGTCCACCTGCGGCTTGGTACCGGAGATCTATAAACTGAGGGATCTGGATTTACCCATTAACTTAGCCATATCCCTACATGCTCCCGAGGATGAGATGCGTGAGGCGATCATGCCCATTGCAAGGAAGTATTCCATTGATCAGGTTCTAACCGCATGTAAGGATTATATTAAAAAAACCAACCGAAGAATTACCTTTGAGTATGCTCTGGTAAAGGATTTTAACGATCAACGGGAGCATGCTAAAAGATTAGCGAAAATTTTAAAAGGGATGCTTTGCCATGTGAATATTATTCCGGTAAATCCCATTGACCAGGGGGACTTTGAAAAACCCTTTGACAAAACCGTCAAGGCCTTTGAAGAGGTTTTAAAGGAAAATCGAATTCCCGTTACGGTTCGAAGGGAACTTGGGCAGGATATTGATGCAGCCTGCGGGCAACTTAGAAACCGGAACTAA